TTACATCAATGTTGTCCAAAGTATGCAGGTGATATAGAGCGTTTTCAGAGGAGAAAAGTGCcactctagtgtggatgagaggtgtaaacttagcaaaacgtatgtgttttaaaactaaaatgtataagtgtggatgtggctcAGATGAACACAATAGGAGCTAAATAGGCAAATGAGAAAATTAATGATGTTATGACCGGTGTGGTCCTCCTGTGCATGCTCTGAAACGTTCTGTTTATAAGAAAACATTGATGGGTTAATATTTGGTGTAAACTTTGGACCTGTCTTTGCTCCAAAGGATACTGCTTTTCCCTTGGATAGTGTGTTTGAAGGTTTGAGATCTCCAGTCTGGAAGATGCTGCAACCTTTTACTCACACTGTTCTTACAACACAGTTCTGCTGGTTCCATCTTGCCACAAAGTGGATGAAGATTTGTCACTTAAGTTTAGGTCATTATTTGAATGTGAAGTTCTGAATTTATGTTGAGAATGGGAACTGTACTTGAAGTAATTATGAGAGCAGGAAACACTGGAAGAGTGAAGAAAGTATTTGTAGGGTTGCAGTAGAGGGAAATGTCAAGCTAAGGGAGAAGAACAGCACTGGTTTTGCAGTGAAGAGCCATGATACACCAGCATGAGTCACTTGATCAACAGAAGCAGCGGCGGTCGCTCTTGGTCACCTCCTCAGATGAATGCACCACATTGGGCACAAAACCACTCTTGACTCCCTCCCAACCCTCCTGGATGGTTATGTCCCCACTTTTGACCAGCTCAAAGATATCTCGTGTCAGCTCGGTGAAGGCCCTCTCTACATTTATGGCATCACGTGCAGAGGTCTCCACGTAACGCATGCCATAAGCAGCTGCCAGTTTCTCCGCTTCCTGCTGGCTCACCTGCCGCTGCTGTTCCAGGTCACACTTGTGACCGACCAATAAGAAGACGATGCTGTGTGGCTGCACATGACTGCGCGCTTCCTCCAGCCACTCGTGAACATTCTGGAAGGAGCGGCGGTTGGTGATGTCAAAAAGCAACAGGCCACCCACTGAATTACGGTAATAAGCCCTTGTGATAGATCTAGATCACACAGTGGGGAAGAGCAAAAAATATATGACGGGTGGTGGCAAATATGAGAATAAGAGTGTCAGAGAATGAATAGCTTTATGTTACACCAGAAAagaaagtgaattttttttaatacaaaaaggCATATTGAtgtaatgaactaataataaccTTGAATCACTTGCTATATATGGCTATTAGAACTGCATTTTCCAAAACCAGGTTTCTAAGGGTGCATCTCATCTCGCTCCCTCTGTCTTAAATCAGTATATGGTGAACATGAATTcgagcactggcaagggtgttcatccaccgAACAGTAAGACACTTATTTCTCAATCATCTGTGACACGATAACGATGTACATGTTTAaacgcagctgttattaatcaacgACATCGatgtataaatgacactgtcgTGCATTTCGGCAGTGGTAGTGgcctaaagcacataactggtaatcagaaggctgccggttcgatccccacagccaccaccattgtgtccttgagcaaggcacttaactccaggttgctccagggggattgtccctgtaataagtgcactgtaagttgctttggataaaagcgtctgccaaatgcataaatgtaaaaatgcattttcaaaacatACTGTGTAAttttgaaagataaatgacataaaataagaaataaaaaagacaaaggaGTGTTTTTTTAATCTTCTAGAAACTCTAAAATATTTAGATTGTTGTTTCCCTTTCATGCCCATTATGGATGAAACATATTCTAAACAACTTTTTTAAAGAGATAATAAATCTGATTTCATAATCTTACAATTGCAATCGTATTTTAATGActagagacttcagaagacctgacaatgtttacagtgagggaaaatagtgagcaatgatgctccctAGTTTTACGGTGCATTCTGGATATTTTAAGTGAGCGAACATTTCAGTGGACGAGTTCGTGATTGGGATTTcacgactccctgatcagtgttCTGACTGCTGAACTAAttgagctgattgagacacacccttAGTTGAAATACAGGAGTCCAAAATGTACTTTTGAATCTTATGAATCTTAAACAATAAGGCCAACACAGGTAAAATGTCATCATATACCACCAGATGTACCTGAATCTCTCTTGGCCTGCCGTGTCCCAGATCTGAAGCTTGATACGCTTGCCTGGTTCAATCTCCACCAGGCGGGAAAAGAAATCCACTCCGACAGTAGGATCAGACACCAGCGCAAAACGTCCCTCTGTGAAGCGTCTGATCAGACAAGACTTCCCCACTGTCGAGTCACCAATGACAATCAGCCGGAACTGGTACAGCCATATAGCTTCCATATCTTACTTAATCTATAAAGGAATAGCAGTAAAGCTGTTtttgtccagaaaaaaaaaaaaattactgcctTCATTAACTGTGTGTTGAATCAAACATGTGAtccacatttgagtgattttatagattacactgtaaaaatgtgagGTCAGTTAACCTGCACATGTACTGAGTGGTTTTATTTTAgtcaattaattatttattattactgaaTAGACCCGAATACATTGGACTACACCAATGAAGGTCATTTTTAAGGGACAGATCAGCTAGCTATAGCACCTTAACTGCACATGTACATTTTCTACAGTGTATAACCATACATCATCAAGAAAATTGTATCATTCTCAAGAGTATTATTTatctttcatttattcatttcaaacagccgtttttcaaacattttaaatataagcCAAGGCATACACTCAAAaactattttagcctatttttttaagttttatgaatttcaatttcacaacaaaattaaatctaACCGAATTGTAATTGAAATTTAGCCAAATAAAATTaatgaaacttaaaatatttagtttttaaatatatatatatatgtatttatttatttatttacttttacagaTTAGGCTActttaattttgttatgaaattgaaatgtgtaaatcttaaaatatttttttatttattattagataATATAAAGGATTACACTCAATAAAAAATAAGTATTAGGACATTAGCTGGGCTTCTAGAAATTCAAATAGATGTTATGTTAAATTCCTCTAATTTTACGTATGCATGCAAGACCGTTCATCTTTTATAATGGCAGTGCAAGCCATcaatttaattttgttcattGCAATTTGCAAATAGTAATCTAGTTGGAAACATTAGTGCCCAAATTGACCAAAACGGggttttaaaatgactgttttggCCTATTTGAATTCTGAGCGTTTGCATCTGTATCAGACATTTAGGCATTCCCACACTGATAATCGTGTATTAAAATTCCATTTTATTCGGTCAGTTTAATCCAGCCACACAGGCCTTCCATTAGCCAAACCATAATGATCTTCATTACAACATCGCGTTTCTTGGTAAATTATTCCATAAAGCACGAGCACTGTAGGGATTGCTTGCAGGCCTATCAGTCCAATATCGCAAGTTATCCAGAGAAATCGCACTATTAAAATAAACACATGAATATAGTGTTGTTATTACCTCGGTAATGCTGCTCAGTGTCTGACAATAGTAAACCCCATTCTTCGCTTTCTTTCCTTCTGTAAACGTATAGTATAGTGACGTTCCCAGGCAAGGCATCCAAGCACACCCGAATGTTTTTGAGAAAAAATGTGCAACTAGTCCCCGCTTTGAGTGTGCAATAAATAGCCTAACCAAACGAATAACCATACGCGTCTGGGGCCTTTATATCAATACCTAGTTCGTTCAGAACGCCCATAAATTGTTTGTAAATTCGTATCGTTAGCCTCATGAATAGGGGTGAAGAAATGTTTGTGAAAATATGCTGATGAAATGGCAGTATCATCAGCATCATATTGCCTGACTCATTCCTCGTCAGTACCATAACCGTAATAACTGCCCGAGCGGCGCACCATTAGATCGTGTAATACAAAACTAGCTGCGTCGCAAATCTCCGGTCTCTCACTCAACTTAGAGGGAACTTCCGGGAGGCGTGGCACTTCTGAACCCGCCCACTGATGCTCTGAAACTACAGAACATAGcacaagtattttattaataaaagagtcacagtggatACAGTTTATCCGGAAGTGAAATACATGGGATTGAAATGTGGCTTTATTTGCAGATTGTTTTTGCaatatgtttttttgcataaattaaattcgcaacttggatggaaacaaagCTAATGACAAAGAGCAGCAATTacatattttgcttcaaaaagaAGATGCAGTAACATGCACAGAggttcaagtgaatcagtgaatcagttATTtttaactagttcatttacatgaaccattttaatgaactgattcactaaaataaatTGGACTTTCCAAGCTACATATGGCTGAACTGGCTAATCGTTAAACTGATTTAGTCACATGCACGGAAAAAACAGTTTCGGaacaaactgattcacttaaaagTTTTGGACTTCTCAACACTACATATGAGAGAGGATGGGTttaggtgtgtttgattactccttCGACTGTTTCTCATTGTGACGCTATACCACACCTTGTTGAAAAAAGTAACTTGTTAAAACTTTTGTGGAAATAGCTGAATtgctgtcacactactgaaaataTAATAACATTTGTAGCGTTGCTACTTTTAGTAAGTCCACAACACCGAACCCTAACTGTACAGGAAAAGGCTGTCAGTGTCCAGTAAGACTAAATTAATTCAAAACCTAATGAACGTTTAGTTGTATTCAGCTCAGATGCATTGATCAGGCCTGCCGTCCAGTGGACAGTCCGTACAATTCACTTCATTAACTGTTTTACTCTAGATGCTGCTTACATTTCCCAGTACAAAGGGGTAACATGCAGTTAGGTGTTACCTtcaggagctatttctacctgatctgatcATTGAAGTTGTTATGACAACCAACAACAGCAAAAGTTGAGTCTGAACTAATTTTTAcaccaactaacacttaaaatgattGTTGTTCTCCGTCTGGATCGGTAGTTTTTACATGGGTTCTTATGGAGACCCGAACAAGAAAACAGTTCAACAGTTATCAGAACCCTgttagcacatgtacatcacccaaaCGTCtttataatgtgtgtgtttacatctggaagacatacattttttaaagggatagttcacgcaaaaatgaaaattcttattatttactcaccctcatgccatcccagatgtatatgactttctttttttcagcagaacacaaatgaagatttttagaaaaatatctcagctctgtttgtccatacaatgcaagtgaatggtgatcagacctttgtagctccaataaAGCTCGCgctttgatttgtttctcatattTGGCCTACAACTAGCCTACGACACAACCTGTTATATAGGTATATATCAAGTAGGTCGAGTACCGTGTCAAAGTGACATGACGTAATTTAAATCGCAGTTTGAACTGTCGACTTGCATGAAATCTTTGTGCATAAACTTTATGAGAGCGAGCCTCTCACAAACTGTAATCCTACAACAGTAATCAATGGAAAGTAAGCTGCTGTACATGAGTGCACTCGTGCTACAAACTGTACAAAAAGTAGGCTAGGTCAGAGCGTTTACTTTCCGcgtgtgttattttattttttaaagttaagtCATGCAAGAATATTTGTTCAAAGTTCTCGTGATCGGAGATCTCGGCGTTGGTAAAACGTCGATAATCAAACGATACGTTCATCAGATATTTTCGCAACATTATCGCGCAACTATTGGGGTGGATTTTGCTCTTAAAGTCATGAACTGGGACAATCAGACGGTGGTCCGGCTGCAGTTATGGGACATAGCAGGTACGTTATTCCATTActctttgttgtttttatttttaaaagcatttgagCCATTGATGTTCTTAATTCGgctttaaaatcttttaaaaactgaattaaatgttgttttcacatttaaaaattcacttttgAAAGAATTATAGCTATGGCGTCATTTTCATATCAccaaacttgaatttgaaaaagcctccgaattcatgatcACTGTTTAATTGCAGgtctgcataaataaataaataacattttagtagTGGAtaagtattaaataataaatctaaaagtaaaagatatacactggcggacaaaggtttggaataatgtacagatttagccttttcggaaggaaattggtactttgtttcagctgatcacaatgtatagtcaggacattactggtgtaaaaaacagcatcatcactatttgaaaaaagtaatatttgatcaaatctaggcagccatttccagcagccatcactccaacaccttattcttgagtaatcatgataaattgctaatttggtactagaaattcacttgccattatatcaaacactgctgaaagctatttggttcattaaatgaagcttaacattgtctttgtgtttgtttttgagttgccacagtatgcaatagactggcatgtcttaaggtcaatattagatcaaaaatattaggcaaaaaagaaaccgctttctctggaaactcgtcagtcaatcattgttttgaggaatgaaggctatacaatgcttgaaactgccaaaaaactgaagatttcatacaaaggtgtacactacagtcttcaaagacaaaggacaactggctctaacaaggacagcaagagatgtggaaggtcagatgtacaactaaacaagaggataagtacatcagattctctagtttgagaaatagacgcctcacatgtcctcagctgacagcttcattgaattctacctgctcagcaggtttaatgtacaacagtaaagagagtgttgcaggccttgtgggaagaattgcaaagaaaagccacttttgaaacacaaaaacaaaaagaaaaggttatagtgggcaaaaaaacacagacattggacaaaagataactggaaaagagtgttatggatcttaaccccattgagcttttgtgggatcagctagactgtaaggtgtgtgagaagtgtccaacaagacagccgcatctatggcaagtgctacaggaagtgtggggtgaaatccaacctgagtatctgaacaaactgacagctagaatgtcaaggatctgtaaagctgtcattgctgcatgtggaggaatttttgatgagaactctttgaagacgtttaagaagttctgaacatttttttattttttcaaattgtaatagtaattttacacgttattaatgtcctgactatacattgtgatcagttgaatgccactttggtgaataaaagtaccaatttctttccatagagcaaaatctgtacattattccaaacttttggctgccagtgtaaatatatatagatattaatttattaaaaaaaaaaaaaaaaaaaaaaaaatatatatatatatatatatatatatatatatatatatatatatatatatatatatatatatatatatacagttgtgctcaaaagtttgtaaacctttggagaattggtaatatatgtaccattttgtttttcttaaaagATTGCATAAACATTGGTTCAAGATCGcaagtaattatataattaaacagACAAAGAAACAAATAACAAGCAATAgagtaaataaaaatgaacaaagatacaatttctatatatatatatatatatatatatatatatatatatatatatatatttatatatatatagttggacAACATGCAGGTACGGAA
The DNA window shown above is from Myxocyprinus asiaticus isolate MX2 ecotype Aquarium Trade chromosome 40, UBuf_Myxa_2, whole genome shotgun sequence and carries:
- the rab39ba gene encoding RAB39B, member RAS oncogene family a — encoded protein: MEAIWLYQFRLIVIGDSTVGKSCLIRRFTEGRFALVSDPTVGVDFFSRLVEIEPGKRIKLQIWDTAGQERFRSITRAYYRNSVGGLLLFDITNRRSFQNVHEWLEEARSHVQPHSIVFLLVGHKCDLEQQRQVSQQEAEKLAAAYGMRYVETSARDAINVERAFTELTRDIFELVKSGDITIQEGWEGVKSGFVPNVVHSSEEVTKSDRRCFC